In the Pseudomonas sp. ADAK2 genome, one interval contains:
- a CDS encoding bifunctional transcriptional activator/DNA repair enzyme AdaA translates to MNLQNAVLPPHAEMVRAMLERDTAYEGVFFTAVKTTGIFCRPSCTARKPKPENVEFFAHADECMSAGYRACLRCKPLDAAAIAPEWVQRLLKLVDAEPDQRWTDTQLQAEGIEPLKLRRWFKQHFGMTFHAWLRTRRLGMALGGIKQGESIDNVAFDSGYESLSGFRDAFQKSFHITPGRAANSEPLLFTRLTTPLGPMIAMAERRGLVLLEFLDRPALTREVEELQNRYGYVVAPGHNGHLKQIETELAQYFAGQLTEFTVPLHLPGSEFARQVWAELALIPYGHTSTYGAIAALLGKPGASRAVGLANGHNRLAIVLPCHRVIGADGSLTGYGGGQPRKAFLLRLEKAAMQITQQLAF, encoded by the coding sequence ATGAACCTACAAAACGCTGTGCTGCCCCCCCACGCCGAGATGGTTCGCGCCATGCTCGAACGAGACACCGCCTACGAGGGGGTGTTCTTTACCGCGGTCAAGACCACCGGGATTTTCTGCCGTCCCAGTTGCACGGCGCGCAAACCCAAGCCGGAGAATGTCGAGTTCTTTGCCCATGCCGATGAGTGCATGTCCGCCGGCTACCGCGCCTGCCTGCGCTGCAAACCGCTGGACGCGGCAGCCATTGCCCCGGAGTGGGTGCAGCGTTTGCTCAAATTGGTCGACGCCGAACCGGACCAGCGCTGGACCGACACCCAGCTGCAAGCCGAGGGCATCGAGCCGCTGAAGTTGCGGCGCTGGTTCAAGCAGCATTTCGGCATGACTTTCCACGCCTGGCTGCGTACCCGGCGCCTTGGGATGGCGTTGGGCGGCATCAAGCAAGGCGAATCCATCGACAATGTCGCCTTTGATTCCGGCTACGAATCCCTGAGCGGTTTTCGCGACGCCTTTCAGAAGTCCTTCCACATCACCCCGGGTCGCGCCGCCAACAGTGAGCCGCTGCTGTTCACCCGGCTGACCACGCCGCTGGGGCCGATGATCGCCATGGCCGAGCGGCGCGGCTTGGTGCTGTTGGAGTTTCTTGATCGCCCGGCGCTGACCAGGGAAGTCGAAGAACTGCAAAACCGTTACGGCTACGTCGTGGCGCCGGGACACAACGGTCACTTGAAGCAAATCGAGACCGAGCTGGCGCAGTATTTCGCTGGGCAACTGACCGAATTCACGGTGCCGTTGCACCTGCCGGGCAGCGAATTCGCCCGGCAAGTCTGGGCCGAACTGGCGCTGATCCCCTACGGCCACACCAGCACCTATGGCGCCATCGCCGCGCTACTGGGCAAACCCGGTGCCAGTCGTGCCGTCGGACTGGCCAACGGGCATAACCGCTTGGCGATTGTGCTGCCCTGTCATCGGGTGATTGGCGCGGATGGCTCGCTGACTGGCTATGGTGGCGGACAACCGCGCAAGGCGTTTCTGCTGCGGCTGGAAAAGGCAGCGATGCAGATCACACAACAATTGGCGTTCTGA
- a CDS encoding LysE family translocator has protein sequence MDLATLTLFVPACFALNMAPGPNNLLSVSNSTRYGYRRACLAGVGRLLAFAGMIALASAGLAVVLQTSELLFYGIKILGAAYLFYLAWQLWRADPGAQNAVAGAPVGMLALARQEFLVAAGNPKAILIFTAFLPQFVDPTRAITPQFAVLGALFLMLEWVAISAYAYMGLHMRRWFAEPRGKRIFNRCCAGLLSAAASVLLMARRA, from the coding sequence ATGGACCTCGCCACCCTCACCCTGTTTGTCCCGGCCTGTTTTGCCCTGAACATGGCCCCCGGCCCGAACAATCTGCTGTCCGTCAGCAACTCCACCCGCTACGGCTATCGCCGCGCCTGTTTGGCTGGGGTCGGGCGTTTGCTGGCGTTTGCCGGGATGATCGCCCTCGCCTCGGCCGGGCTGGCGGTGGTACTGCAAACGTCGGAACTGTTGTTCTACGGGATCAAGATTCTGGGGGCGGCGTATTTGTTCTATCTCGCCTGGCAATTGTGGCGGGCCGATCCCGGCGCACAAAACGCAGTGGCGGGTGCGCCGGTGGGGATGCTGGCGTTGGCGCGCCAGGAGTTTCTGGTGGCGGCGGGTAATCCGAAAGCGATCCTGATCTTTACCGCGTTTCTCCCGCAATTCGTCGACCCGACGCGAGCGATCACACCGCAATTCGCCGTGCTCGGCGCACTGTTCCTGATGCTGGAATGGGTCGCCATCAGCGCCTATGCCTACATGGGCTTGCACATGCGTCGCTGGTTCGCCGAACCGCGAGGCAAGCGGATCTTCAACCGTTGCTGCGCGGGGTTGTTGTCGGCGGCGGCTTCGGTGTTGTTGATGGCGCGCAGGGCCTGA
- a CDS encoding tripartite tricarboxylate transporter permease: MDILASLAIGFSAALTPINLMWGFIGCLLGTAIGVLPGIGPALTVALLLPITAKVDPTGALIMFAGIYYGAQFGGSTTSILLNTPGESSSMVTALEGNLMARNGRAGPALATAAIGSFVAGTIATILLTLFAPLVATLALKFGPAEYFAILVLSFTTVSAVLGASMLRGFASLGIGLMVGLIGLDATSGIARYTLGVPELVDGIEVVLVAVGLFAVGEALYSLLYQKEETASRHRLTSLWMTRADWKRSIPAWLRGTLIGFPFGSIPAGGAEIPTFLSYSAERKLSKYPKEFAGSKGEGAIEGVAGPEAANNASATGSLVPLLTLGIPTSATAAILLAAFQNYNLQPGPMLFQTSGELVWTLVASLYIGNVILLVLNLPLVGLWVKLLQIPRPYLNAGILVFATIGVYGMRHSSFDLLLMLAIGWGGVLMRRFDFPVAPVIVGMLLGPMAEKQLRNALSISEGDWTIFLTQPISAAFLALTLLVLVVPHLLHARGIKLHEDD, from the coding sequence GTGGACATTCTCGCAAGCCTAGCCATCGGATTTTCCGCCGCGCTGACACCGATCAACCTGATGTGGGGCTTTATCGGTTGTTTGCTCGGCACCGCGATCGGTGTCCTGCCGGGGATCGGCCCGGCGCTGACCGTGGCGTTGCTGCTGCCGATCACCGCCAAGGTCGATCCGACCGGAGCGCTGATCATGTTTGCCGGGATCTATTACGGCGCGCAGTTTGGCGGCTCAACCACATCGATCCTGCTCAACACGCCTGGCGAATCGTCGTCGATGGTCACGGCGCTTGAAGGCAACCTCATGGCCCGCAACGGCCGGGCCGGGCCCGCGCTGGCCACCGCTGCGATTGGCTCATTTGTGGCGGGTACCATCGCCACGATTTTGCTGACTCTGTTTGCGCCTCTCGTGGCCACCCTGGCACTGAAGTTTGGCCCCGCGGAGTATTTCGCGATTCTGGTGTTGTCCTTCACCACGGTGTCGGCAGTGCTCGGCGCCTCGATGCTGCGCGGGTTCGCCTCGCTGGGGATCGGCCTGATGGTGGGTTTGATCGGCCTCGACGCGACCTCGGGCATTGCCCGCTACACCTTGGGCGTGCCGGAATTGGTCGATGGCATCGAAGTGGTGCTGGTGGCCGTCGGTTTGTTTGCCGTGGGCGAGGCGTTGTACAGCCTGCTCTATCAGAAAGAGGAGACGGCAAGTCGGCACCGCTTGACCTCGCTGTGGATGACCCGCGCCGACTGGAAACGCTCGATCCCGGCCTGGTTGCGCGGCACCCTGATCGGTTTTCCCTTCGGTTCGATTCCGGCCGGTGGCGCGGAAATTCCGACGTTCCTGTCGTATTCCGCCGAACGCAAACTGAGCAAGTACCCGAAAGAATTTGCCGGCAGCAAGGGCGAGGGCGCTATCGAGGGCGTCGCCGGGCCCGAGGCCGCGAACAACGCGAGCGCGACCGGTTCATTGGTGCCACTGCTGACACTCGGCATCCCCACTTCCGCCACCGCTGCGATCCTGTTAGCGGCCTTCCAGAACTACAACCTGCAACCGGGGCCGATGCTATTTCAGACCTCGGGGGAACTGGTCTGGACCCTGGTGGCCTCGTTGTACATCGGCAACGTCATCCTGCTGGTGTTGAACCTGCCGCTGGTGGGGCTGTGGGTCAAGTTGCTGCAAATCCCTCGGCCTTACCTGAACGCCGGCATCCTGGTGTTTGCCACCATTGGCGTGTACGGCATGCGCCATTCTTCCTTCGACCTGCTGCTGATGCTGGCCATCGGCTGGGGCGGGGTGTTGATGCGGCGTTTCGACTTTCCCGTCGCCCCGGTGATCGTCGGCATGTTGCTGGGGCCGATGGCCGAGAAGCAGCTGCGTAATGCGTTATCCATCAGCGAAGGCGACTGGACGATTTTTCTGACCCAACCGATCTCCGCCGCGTTCCTCGCGTTGACCCTGCTGGTGCTGGTAGTGCCGCACCTGCTGCATGCCCGTGGCATCAAATTGCATGAGGACGATTAG
- a CDS encoding tripartite tricarboxylate transporter TctB family protein, which yields MTASRTIVPAQLAIGVGVMVISVVLAVGAFRFPEEMGFVILGAHVYPYALAAFLGVVGLLLSYQALSGGFRELADHDDDSAKVIPGGKFGAAWVTGGLVAVAVLINLIGFVLAAGLLFACSARGFGSRRPLRDLAIGIALTLPIYWLFNAGLGVSLPPLINAWI from the coding sequence ATGACCGCGTCGCGCACTATTGTCCCGGCGCAACTGGCGATTGGCGTCGGTGTGATGGTCATCAGCGTCGTGTTGGCGGTCGGCGCCTTCCGGTTTCCAGAGGAGATGGGGTTCGTCATCCTCGGTGCCCACGTGTATCCCTACGCGTTGGCGGCGTTTCTCGGGGTCGTCGGCCTGTTGCTGAGTTATCAAGCGCTGAGCGGTGGCTTTCGCGAACTGGCCGACCACGATGACGACAGTGCCAAGGTCATTCCCGGCGGCAAATTCGGTGCGGCCTGGGTCACCGGCGGGCTGGTGGCGGTGGCCGTGCTGATTAACCTCATCGGCTTCGTCCTGGCGGCCGGGTTGCTGTTTGCCTGTTCGGCCCGGGGCTTCGGCAGTCGCCGGCCGCTACGCGACCTGGCCATCGGGATTGCCCTGACGCTGCCGATTTACTGGCTGTTCAACGCCGGGCTTGGGGTCTCCCTGCCGCCCTTGATCAACGCCTGGATCTGA
- a CDS encoding isocitrate lyase/PEP mutase family protein, translating into MEAFDQQFHRLHQDGLLILTNVADATGARLVEQLGSKAVATSSAAVAWAHGYQDGNSLPLERLVATVESIARIISVPLTVDIEAGYSDDLARVAEVIDAVIAAGTVGINIEDGASPPELLARKIEVAREVAERRGVKLFINARTDVYLKGLVPAEDRVAETLKRAALYQAAGADGLFAAGVTAEYEIGAICRGTPLPVNVLGNASLPSPDELKTLGVRRLSAGSGIAEFLYGAMSVLAKSFLETGKLDSHDLKALTYGEVNALLKKP; encoded by the coding sequence ATGGAAGCGTTCGACCAACAGTTCCACAGGCTGCATCAGGACGGCCTGCTGATCCTCACCAACGTCGCCGACGCCACCGGGGCGCGGCTGGTGGAACAACTGGGCAGCAAAGCCGTGGCCACCAGCAGCGCGGCGGTGGCCTGGGCCCATGGTTATCAGGACGGCAACAGCCTGCCCCTCGAACGGCTGGTGGCGACGGTCGAGTCCATCGCCCGAATCATTAGCGTGCCATTGACCGTGGACATCGAGGCCGGCTATTCCGACGACCTGGCGCGGGTCGCCGAAGTCATCGACGCGGTGATCGCCGCCGGTACCGTCGGCATCAATATCGAGGACGGCGCATCGCCGCCGGAGCTGTTGGCGCGCAAGATCGAAGTCGCCCGCGAGGTCGCCGAGCGCCGGGGCGTGAAATTGTTTATCAATGCCCGCACCGACGTGTACCTCAAGGGCCTGGTCCCCGCCGAAGATCGCGTCGCCGAAACGCTCAAGCGCGCGGCGCTGTATCAGGCGGCCGGCGCCGATGGGTTGTTCGCCGCGGGCGTAACCGCGGAGTACGAGATCGGCGCAATCTGCCGTGGCACGCCCCTGCCGGTGAACGTACTGGGCAATGCCAGCCTGCCATCGCCCGACGAGCTGAAAACCCTCGGGGTACGGCGGTTGAGCGCCGGCTCCGGCATTGCCGAATTCCTCTATGGCGCAATGAGCGTCTTGGCGAAAAGCTTTCTGGAGACCGGCAAGCTCGATAGCCATGACCTGAAGGCGCTCACCTATGGCGAAGTGAACGCCCTGCTCAAAAAACCCTGA
- a CDS encoding DNA-3-methyladenine glycosylase family protein: MPDIYQSASTFLASIDDDWQRHIAAIGPCLHQPHPARDPYESLVRAIAYQQLHARAGDAIVGRLLGLFGSSAFPRPEQILATDFDQMRSCGFSASKIATIQGIAQATLDGVVPDYATALAMDDEALIERLITLRGVGRWTVEMLLIYSLERPDILPADDFGVREGYRRMKGLEVQPTRRQMIEIGLEWSPFRTVAAWYLWRVPNR, encoded by the coding sequence ATGCCTGACATCTATCAGTCTGCCAGTACCTTTCTAGCGTCTATCGATGACGACTGGCAACGCCATATCGCCGCCATCGGCCCGTGCCTGCATCAGCCCCATCCGGCGCGTGATCCTTATGAGTCGCTGGTGCGGGCGATTGCCTATCAGCAACTGCATGCCAGGGCCGGGGACGCGATTGTCGGGCGGCTATTGGGGTTATTTGGTTCCAGCGCGTTCCCCAGGCCGGAGCAGATTCTGGCAACAGACTTTGATCAGATGCGCAGTTGCGGGTTTTCCGCGAGCAAGATCGCAACCATCCAGGGCATCGCCCAGGCGACGCTGGACGGTGTGGTGCCGGATTACGCCACGGCACTGGCCATGGATGATGAAGCGCTGATCGAGCGCTTGATTACCTTGCGCGGGGTGGGCCGCTGGACCGTGGAAATGTTGCTGATCTACAGCCTGGAGCGGCCCGATATTTTGCCGGCGGATGACTTTGGTGTACGTGAAGGGTATCGGCGGATGAAGGGGTTGGAGGTGCAGCCTACGCGCAGGCAGATGATTGAGATTGGACTTGAGTGGAGCCCGTTTCGGACGGTGGCGGCGTGGTATTTGTGGCGGGTGCCTAACCGTTAG
- the aguA gene encoding agmatine deiminase — MARLLDSTPKQDGFRLPGEFEAKSGCWLGWPERTDVWRNGAKPAQKVWVQIVTAISQSEPVTVCASAAQFATARRQLPPQVRVVEMTCNDTWFRDSGPCFVVNDASGEVRGVDFEFNAYGGLDGGLYYPWDKDDQIASKILEIERFDRYRAPLIAELGGIQSDGQGSILTTEQCLLNRNRNQHLGKEEVTRRLSDYLGAEQIIWLPRGCKFDETDGHVDDLACFVRPGEVVLQWTDNRDDPQWEIYQEAYDILRSTRDSRGRELIVHKLPQPNVLEWTAEEAEGLDQQDSTHTRQAGTKICASYINYYAGNRSIVVPLFGDRQDQAALATLAELFPQHKIVGIENSREILLGGGNVACITMPQYAGKGV, encoded by the coding sequence ATGGCACGTTTGCTCGATTCCACCCCAAAACAAGACGGCTTCCGTCTGCCCGGCGAGTTCGAAGCCAAGTCCGGCTGCTGGCTCGGCTGGCCGGAGCGCACCGACGTGTGGCGCAACGGCGCCAAGCCGGCGCAGAAAGTCTGGGTGCAGATCGTTACCGCGATTTCCCAGAGCGAACCGGTGACCGTGTGTGCCTCCGCTGCACAGTTCGCCACCGCCCGCCGGCAGTTGCCGCCACAGGTGCGAGTGGTCGAGATGACCTGCAACGACACCTGGTTTCGCGACAGTGGTCCGTGCTTTGTGGTCAACGACGCCAGCGGTGAAGTGCGCGGCGTGGATTTCGAATTCAACGCGTATGGCGGCCTCGACGGCGGCTTGTACTACCCGTGGGACAAGGACGATCAGATCGCCAGCAAGATCCTCGAAATCGAACGCTTCGACCGTTACCGCGCGCCATTGATTGCCGAACTCGGCGGCATCCAGAGCGACGGCCAGGGCAGCATCCTCACCACCGAACAATGCCTGCTCAACCGCAATCGCAACCAGCATCTGGGCAAAGAGGAAGTCACCCGCCGCCTGAGCGATTACCTCGGCGCCGAGCAAATCATCTGGCTGCCCCGGGGCTGCAAGTTCGACGAAACCGACGGCCACGTCGATGACCTTGCGTGCTTCGTCCGGCCCGGCGAAGTGGTGCTGCAATGGACCGACAACCGCGATGACCCGCAATGGGAAATCTACCAGGAGGCCTACGACATCCTGCGCAGCACCCGCGACAGCCGTGGCCGCGAGTTGATCGTGCACAAGTTGCCGCAACCGAACGTGCTGGAATGGACCGCTGAAGAAGCCGAGGGCCTGGATCAGCAGGACAGCACCCACACCCGTCAGGCCGGCACGAAGATCTGCGCGTCGTACATCAACTACTACGCAGGCAACCGCTCGATTGTGGTGCCGTTGTTCGGTGATCGTCAGGATCAGGCCGCGTTAGCCACCCTCGCCGAACTGTTCCCGCAACACAAAATCGTCGGCATCGAAAACTCCCGGGAAATCCTCCTCGGCGGCGGCAACGTCGCCTGTATCACCATGCCGCAATACGCCGGCAAAGGAGTGTGA
- a CDS encoding Bug family tripartite tricarboxylate transporter substrate binding protein codes for MQAMFRRITRAIAVAITSAALTTSVFALDTVKFMAPGSVGGGYDQTARDLGKALIEAKAAKSVTFENKGGAGGTLGLAQFANSTKGDPNALLVVGAIMVAGIEQNKPQITLKDVTPIARLFTEYNVIAVRKESEFKTLEDLLKAFKEKPSSITWGGGSKGSIDHIGIADLAGKMDIPVNKVNYVAFAGGGEVVAQVLGGQIKVITGGYAELGQYIKNGQFRVLAIGAPARVEGIDAPTLKEKGYDVIIGNWRGVYGAANLTPEQRQEVTGAVLAAAKTKGWQDNVAINAWSPSILTGDDFGKFVDEEHVRLRAMLVEVGLISK; via the coding sequence ATGCAGGCCATGTTCCGTCGAATCACCCGCGCCATCGCTGTCGCCATTACATCGGCTGCGCTCACGACATCGGTCTTTGCGCTGGACACCGTCAAGTTCATGGCCCCCGGATCCGTGGGTGGCGGCTACGACCAAACGGCTCGGGATCTGGGCAAAGCCTTGATCGAAGCCAAAGCAGCCAAATCCGTCACCTTCGAGAACAAGGGCGGGGCCGGCGGGACGTTGGGGTTGGCGCAGTTTGCCAACAGCACCAAGGGCGATCCGAATGCGTTGCTGGTGGTCGGTGCGATCATGGTCGCTGGCATTGAGCAGAACAAGCCGCAAATCACCTTGAAGGATGTCACGCCGATTGCCCGGCTGTTTACCGAATACAACGTGATTGCCGTGCGCAAGGAGTCCGAGTTCAAGACCCTGGAAGACTTGCTCAAAGCCTTTAAGGAAAAGCCCTCCAGCATCACTTGGGGCGGTGGTTCCAAAGGGTCGATCGATCACATCGGCATCGCCGACCTGGCCGGCAAAATGGACATCCCGGTGAACAAGGTCAATTACGTCGCCTTCGCCGGTGGCGGGGAAGTGGTGGCCCAGGTCTTGGGCGGCCAGATCAAGGTGATCACCGGGGGTTATGCCGAACTGGGGCAATACATCAAGAACGGCCAGTTCCGGGTACTCGCCATCGGCGCGCCCGCACGCGTTGAAGGCATCGATGCCCCAACGCTGAAAGAGAAGGGCTACGACGTGATTATCGGCAATTGGCGCGGCGTGTACGGCGCGGCCAACCTCACGCCCGAGCAGCGCCAGGAAGTGACCGGCGCCGTGCTGGCCGCCGCCAAGACCAAAGGCTGGCAAGACAATGTCGCCATCAATGCCTGGTCGCCGAGCATCCTGACCGGGGATGACTTCGGCAAGTTCGTCGACGAAGAACACGTGCGACTGCGGGCGATGCTGGTCGAGGTCGGGCTGATTTCGAAATGA
- a CDS encoding LysE family translocator gives MSLMMSMAAFALVASITPGPVNIVALSAGAQFGFRASQRHVAGATLGFVLLLVLMGLGLHELLRVWPMLTRVVQWAGVAFLLFMAFKLATDDGRLDARESARAPSMLYGAVMQWLNPKAWLACVAGMGAFVADGEARLVWQFAAVYLVICYLSVGCWVYAGTFLRGYLSHPAGMRLFNRSMALLLAGSAVYLLYP, from the coding sequence ATGAGTCTGATGATGTCCATGGCGGCGTTTGCATTGGTCGCTTCGATAACCCCGGGGCCGGTGAATATTGTGGCGTTGAGCGCCGGCGCACAGTTTGGATTTCGTGCCAGTCAACGGCATGTGGCTGGGGCAACGCTGGGTTTTGTCTTGCTGCTGGTGTTGATGGGGCTCGGACTGCATGAGCTGTTGCGCGTATGGCCGATGCTGACGCGCGTGGTGCAATGGGCGGGGGTGGCGTTTCTGTTGTTCATGGCATTCAAACTGGCGACCGATGACGGGCGGCTGGATGCCAGGGAATCGGCAAGGGCACCGTCGATGCTCTACGGCGCGGTGATGCAGTGGCTCAACCCGAAAGCCTGGCTGGCCTGTGTCGCGGGCATGGGCGCGTTTGTCGCCGATGGCGAGGCGCGGCTGGTCTGGCAATTTGCAGCGGTGTATCTGGTGATTTGTTATCTGTCGGTCGGCTGTTGGGTGTATGCCGGGACTTTTTTGCGCGGTTACTTGAGTCACCCGGCAGGGATGCGTCTGTTCAATCGGAGCATGGCGTTGCTGCTGGCGGGGAGTGCGGTGTATTTGTTGTATCCCTGA
- a CDS encoding helix-turn-helix transcriptional regulator, protein MKHTVAKDADKAPRFWRDDALPFIEARAIADGREVCYARHSHEHFSIGAITAGRSTYVHEQSAFEVSAGTVVLMNPGDVHACNPIDDQPWSYLMLYVETPWLTDLQHQLGFSQDQALRRFSITHLHDASLFAGLKDLYTVLVDEQQDLLCKHSAAVEFFTEVQQRLNPTDPPLREPNFKLERAADYIRDNCTQLLKLEDICAAAQLSPSYLIRAFKQHYGMTPHAFLLNRRIQFARDRLRSGKLIADVALEAGFADQAHFQRVFKQHLAATPGQYRG, encoded by the coding sequence ATGAAACACACGGTTGCCAAAGATGCCGACAAAGCCCCGCGCTTCTGGCGCGACGACGCCCTGCCCTTCATCGAAGCCCGGGCCATCGCCGATGGCCGTGAGGTCTGCTACGCCCGGCACTCCCATGAGCATTTTTCCATCGGCGCGATCACCGCCGGGCGCAGTACGTATGTGCATGAGCAGTCGGCATTCGAGGTCAGTGCCGGCACCGTGGTGCTGATGAACCCCGGCGATGTCCACGCCTGCAACCCCATCGACGATCAGCCCTGGTCGTACCTGATGCTCTATGTCGAGACGCCGTGGCTGACCGACTTGCAACATCAATTGGGATTTAGCCAGGACCAGGCATTGCGGCGGTTTTCCATCACCCACTTGCACGACGCGAGTCTGTTTGCGGGCTTGAAGGATCTGTACACCGTATTGGTCGATGAGCAGCAAGACCTGCTATGCAAACACAGCGCCGCGGTAGAGTTTTTCACCGAGGTGCAACAACGCCTCAACCCCACCGACCCGCCATTGCGCGAACCCAATTTCAAACTGGAACGGGCCGCCGACTACATCCGCGACAACTGCACGCAACTGCTCAAGCTGGAAGATATTTGCGCAGCGGCGCAACTGTCGCCGTCCTACCTGATCCGCGCGTTCAAGCAACATTACGGGATGACGCCACACGCGTTTTTGCTCAACCGGCGCATCCAGTTCGCCCGGGACCGGTTACGCAGCGGCAAGTTGATTGCCGATGTAGCGCTGGAGGCCGGGTTTGCCGATCAGGCGCACTTTCAGCGGGTATTCAAACAACATCTGGCGGCGACGCCGGGGCAGTATCGTGGTTAA
- a CDS encoding extracellular solute-binding protein: MSLHKLTQALLLVLAPLCVQAADSDKPVVNLYIWGEYLAPDTLSNFEKQTGIHVVADHFDSLETVETKLLTGRSGYDLVLTAGQHLSRAIQSGAIQTVDKQQLPHFAGVGEEFRQHMAVFDPGNRYAGIYAWGTTGVGYQEEAVKQRLPDAPRDSWAMLFDPAVVAKFADCGVSLLNDPNEVFAAVMKYMGLDINRQSLDDLKLAEQQLAKIRPYIRYFDNDLNISDLANGNTCVAMSWNGNVAIAAGQATAANKPFKLSYRIPKEGTLIWFDAMVIPKDAPHPQAGLALMDYLMTPQVIAPITDTIHYANAITAADSLIDPAIRNDPGTYPSEQVRASLYSKNDNGKAFNRALIRAFSRLKSGL, from the coding sequence GTGAGCCTGCACAAACTGACTCAAGCGTTATTGCTGGTGCTTGCACCCCTGTGTGTGCAGGCCGCCGACTCCGATAAACCGGTGGTAAATCTGTACATCTGGGGCGAGTACCTGGCCCCGGACACCCTGAGCAATTTCGAGAAACAGACCGGTATTCATGTGGTCGCCGATCACTTCGATTCCCTGGAAACCGTCGAGACCAAACTGCTCACCGGTCGCAGCGGCTATGACCTGGTGCTGACGGCGGGGCAGCATCTGTCCCGGGCGATCCAGAGCGGCGCGATCCAAACCGTGGACAAACAGCAACTGCCGCATTTTGCCGGCGTCGGCGAGGAGTTTCGCCAGCACATGGCAGTGTTCGATCCGGGCAACCGCTACGCCGGGATCTACGCCTGGGGCACCACCGGCGTTGGCTATCAGGAGGAGGCGGTCAAGCAGCGCCTGCCCGACGCGCCACGGGACAGTTGGGCAATGTTGTTCGATCCGGCAGTGGTGGCGAAATTCGCCGACTGCGGGGTCAGCCTGCTCAACGATCCCAACGAAGTGTTTGCAGCGGTGATGAAGTACATGGGCCTGGACATCAACCGCCAGAGCCTGGATGACCTGAAACTCGCCGAGCAGCAATTGGCGAAGATCCGGCCCTACATCCGCTACTTCGACAACGACCTGAACATCAGCGACCTGGCCAACGGTAACACCTGCGTGGCGATGTCCTGGAACGGCAACGTCGCCATCGCCGCCGGCCAGGCTACGGCTGCGAACAAACCGTTCAAGCTGAGTTACCGGATACCCAAGGAGGGCACGTTGATCTGGTTCGATGCGATGGTCATTCCCAAGGACGCGCCGCATCCCCAGGCGGGGCTGGCGTTGATGGATTACCTGATGACACCGCAGGTGATTGCGCCGATCACCGACACCATTCACTACGCCAACGCGATTACGGCGGCGGATAGCTTGATTGATCCGGCAATTCGCAATGATCCGGGGACCTATCCGTCGGAACAGGTGCGGGCTTCGTTGTACAGCAAGAATGATAATGGCAAGGCGTTTAACCGGGCGCTGATTCGGGCGTTCAGTCGGTTGAAGTCGGGGTTGTGA